The genome window AGCCCCATTGCTGAAAAAAGTACTAAGATACATCCTGTTAATATTCCTGGAACAGATAATGGTAAAATTATTTTTATAAATCTTTGTCTTTTTGTAGCTCCAAGGTCTTTTGCTGCTTCTAAACAGCTTTTATCCATTTTTTCTAAATTAGAATAAAGTGGTAAAACCATAAATGGTAATAGTATGTATACTAACCCAATAATTATGGCTTGTGAAGTAAATATTATATGATATGGTTCTTTAATTATATTTAATTTTAATAAAAATTTGTTTAATATTCCATTTGTACTAATAAATATTTTTAGACTATATATTCTTATTAAAGAATTAGTCCAAAATGGTATTATTATTAAAAATATCATAAAAGATCTTATTTTTTTTTTTAGTTTAGTTAAGTACCATGAAAATGGATATGCGATAAGTAAACAACATATTGTAGATATTATTGCTAAATCAAATGAATGTAATATGATTTTACTATAGATTGGGTTTAATAATTTTTTATAATTATTTAATGTAATAGTTTTGTTAATAAAATATATATTATCTTTAGTAAGAAAACTTGTGATAATTAATATTATATTTGGTAAAAATATAAATATTATTAGCCAAATCAGTATTATTGTGATTATTATTTTTTTTAGGAGATTAAAGTTATTTTTTATTTTCATATGGCAGTATAACCTCCCAATTTTTTACCCAACTTACTGCCATTTTTTGATTTAAGTTGTGATCTACATTTGGATCATCTTCATTAAAAAATTCACTTACTGTAATTATTTTGCCATTTTCAAGTTCTACTGTTGATTCGAGTGTCATACCTTTATAGTTTCTTTCGCGTACATATCCAATAAGTTTGTTAGTTTTTTGTTTATTGTCTATTTCTTCAACTCTTAAGTCTTCTGGTCTTAGCAGAACATGTATTTTTTGTCCTATTTTTGCTTTAAATTTTATTTTTAGAATAAAAAATTTTCCATCTATTTTGACCATAATTTTTTTTTTGTTTATTATTTTTAATATTTTTGTATTAAATATATTAATTTCTCCAATAAATTTAGCTACGAATATGTTATTTGGTTTTTCATATATTTCTCTGGGAGTTCCTTCTTGTTCAATATGACCATTTTTTATTACTAATATTCTATCTGAAATACTTAATGCTTCTTCTTGATCATGTGTTACTAGAATAAATGTTATATTTAATTTTCTTTGTAAATATTTTAATTTGTTTTGCATTTTTTTTTTTAATTTGTAATCTAACGCAGATAATGGTTCGTCTAATAGTAAAATTTTAGGTCTATTTATTACAGCTCTTGCAATTGCTACTCTTTGTTGTTCTCCTCCTGATAATTGATTAGGATATCTTTTTTTAAAATTTTCTAGTTGTACCATAGATAATGATTCATTTACTCTTTTTATTATTTGTTTTTTTTTAATCTGCTGCATTTTTAGTCCAAAGGCTATATTTTCGAATACAGACATATGAGGAAATAATGCATAATTTTGAAAAACTGTATTTATGTTTCTATTTTCTGCTGGTGTATTTGTAATATTTTTATTGTTTAAAAAAATATTTCCTGTATTTACCTTTTCTAGTCCAGATATTAGACGTAGTATTGTTGTTTTACCACAACCTGATGGTCCTAATATTGTTAAAAATTCTCCGTAATATATATTCATATTGAAATTAGTTATTATTTTTTTTTTTTTATATAATTTATTTATGTTTACTAATTTCATTAATATTTCTTTTGATTTTTTTTTTATCATATTAATGACTCTATTTATAATACGGATTTATGATTTTTTATTAAAATATTTTTTATTAAAATATTTTTATTTTTAGAATATTTATGTAAAAATTTTATTTTTATTTATTTAATTAATTTTTATATTTATTTATTAAAATAGTTTTATAAATGTTTATTTTATTGGTTTTTTAATTTATTTATATATTTTTCCATATCTTTAGTTAAATTTATTGCATTTCCTATATAATTTTCTGGAGTTATTTTTTTTAGTTTGTTTTTTTCTTTTTTTGGTATGGATAATTTATTTATAAATTTTTTTACATCTTTTTTAGTTATTTTTTTTCCTCTTGTTATTTTTTTTAATTTTTCATATGGTTTTTTTATTTTGTAACTACGCATAATGGTTTGTATTGCTTCTGTTAATATTTGCCAATTATCATTTATTTTTTTTTTTATATATTTTTTATTTATTTTTAATGTTGATATTCCTTTTATTATTTTTTTATATGCTATTATTGAATATGCAAATGATAGTCCTATATTACGTAATAATGTAGAATCTCTTAAGTCTCTTTGCCATCTTGATATTGGAAGATTGGTACTTAAATGTTGCATTATACTATTCGATAATTTTAAATTACTTTCGGCATTTTCAAAATCAATAGGATTGATTTTGTTTGGCATTATAGATGATCCTACTTCTTTTTTTTTATATTTTTGAATGAAAAATTTTATAGAAATATATCTCCATATATCGCTTACGAGATTAATATTAATTATATTAAATCTTATTATGCATGTTAATAATTCGGATATGTAGTCATGAGGTTCTATTTGTGTTGTGTATGGATTCCATGTTATTTTTAAAGAATTTACAAATTCTTTACTAATTTTGTTCCAATTAATATTTGGATATGCTGCTAAATGAGCGTTGTAATTGCCTACAGTACCGTTCATTTTTCCTAATATTTTTATTTTTTTAAGTTGATATTTTTGTCTTTCCATACGATAAATAAAATTAGTCATTTCTTTACCGATTGTAGATGTGCTAGCTATTTGTCCATGAGTGTATGTTAATAATGCTGTTTTTGTATATTTTTTTGCTATTTTTTTGATTTTTTTTATTATTTTATTCCAATAAGGGATAAATATATTTTTTTTTGCGTCTTTTAGCATAAGTGCATATGCTAAATTATTGATATCATCTGAGGTGCATGCAAAGTGTATAAATTCAATATTTTTTTTTAATTCTTTAATTTTAGATATTTCTTTTTTTAAAAAGTATTCTAATGCTTTTATATCATGATTTATTATATTTTCAATTTTTTTGATTTTTTTAGCATCTTTTATATTGAAATTCTTAATTATATTATATAATTTTATTTTTGTTTTTTTGTTTAAATTGGGTATTTCTTTTATTTCTGGTATTCTTGATAGTTTTTCTAACCAGAATATTTCAATTTTTATTCTATATTGAAATAGTGCATATTCACTAAATATTTCACGTATTTCATTTACTTGATTTGAATATCTTCCGTCTATTGGTGATATTGCATATAATTTGTTGTTTAATTTCATATGTATTATTTTTTTGTAATTTTATTTTAATTTTTTATATAAATATATTTAATTATTGATTATTATTTTAGATTAATAATTGTTAATTTTAATATTATGTTTTTTTATGGGTATATTTTTTTTTATTATACCTCCTCCTAAACAAATATCGTTTAAATAAAAAACAATTGATTGTCCTGGTGTAACTGCTATTATTGGTTTTTTAAATTTTACTTTAATTTCATCATTTATTTTTTTTTTAATTTTGCATTTTGTACTTTTTTGGTTATATCTTACTTTTATTTCATATTCTAAATTAAAATTAATTTTTATTTTATTAATCCAATGTATTTTATTTAAAATCAAACTTTTTGATTGTAAATATGGTGTACATCTA of Candidatus Purcelliella pentastirinorum contains these proteins:
- the purB gene encoding adenylosuccinate lyase — protein: MKLNNKLYAISPIDGRYSNQVNEIREIFSEYALFQYRIKIEIFWLEKLSRIPEIKEIPNLNKKTKIKLYNIIKNFNIKDAKKIKKIENIINHDIKALEYFLKKEISKIKELKKNIEFIHFACTSDDINNLAYALMLKDAKKNIFIPYWNKIIKKIKKIAKKYTKTALLTYTHGQIASTSTIGKEMTNFIYRMERQKYQLKKIKILGKMNGTVGNYNAHLAAYPNINWNKISKEFVNSLKITWNPYTTQIEPHDYISELLTCIIRFNIININLVSDIWRYISIKFFIQKYKKKEVGSSIMPNKINPIDFENAESNLKLSNSIMQHLSTNLPISRWQRDLRDSTLLRNIGLSFAYSIIAYKKIIKGISTLKINKKYIKKKINDNWQILTEAIQTIMRSYKIKKPYEKLKKITRGKKITKKDVKKFINKLSIPKKEKNKLKKITPENYIGNAINLTKDMEKYINKLKNQ
- the potA gene encoding spermidine/putrescine ABC transporter ATP-binding protein PotA, which produces MIKKKSKEILMKLVNINKLYKKKKIITNFNMNIYYGEFLTILGPSGCGKTTILRLISGLEKVNTGNIFLNNKNITNTPAENRNINTVFQNYALFPHMSVFENIAFGLKMQQIKKKQIIKRVNESLSMVQLENFKKRYPNQLSGGEQQRVAIARAVINRPKILLLDEPLSALDYKLKKKMQNKLKYLQRKLNITFILVTHDQEEALSISDRILVIKNGHIEQEGTPREIYEKPNNIFVAKFIGEINIFNTKILKIINKKKIMVKIDGKFFILKIKFKAKIGQKIHVLLRPEDLRVEEIDNKQKTNKLIGYVRERNYKGMTLESTVELENGKIITVSEFFNEDDPNVDHNLNQKMAVSWVKNWEVILPYENKK
- the potB gene encoding spermidine/putrescine ABC transporter permease PotB gives rise to the protein MKIKNNFNLLKKIIITIILIWLIIFIFLPNIILIITSFLTKDNIYFINKTITLNNYKKLLNPIYSKIILHSFDLAIISTICCLLIAYPFSWYLTKLKKKIRSFMIFLIIIPFWTNSLIRIYSLKIFISTNGILNKFLLKLNIIKEPYHIIFTSQAIIIGLVYILLPFMVLPLYSNLEKMDKSCLEAAKDLGATKRQRFIKIILPLSVPGILTGCILVLFSAMGLFYISDLLGGAKNLLISNIITDQFIKIRDWPFGAATNIMLTTIIGFILIIYLKIINILKKNNE